The DNA region CAAGCCTGCCATCCCCACCCACTGCCAGGGACCCAGGGGGCAGGTACCAGCTCCTTGAGGGAAAGGGGGGGCTCCTGTCCCATCCCTGCTAATTACAGAGTCTGTGCTCACCACCACACCCCATCCCATTCAGTCTATGGCCCGGCACCTCTCCAGAGCTGGGTGCAGCACAGGGcccttgtcagggttccctccccactctgaactctggggtacagacgtggggacccccatgaaagaccccctaagcttatttctaccaccTTAGGTTAAAAATTTCCCccaggcacaaattcctttccttgtccttggacagtattgctgccaccaccaagtgatttagacaaaaattcaggaaagggTCCCTTGTaatccctatccccccaaaatatccccccaagccccttcaccccctttcctggggaggcttgagactaACATACCAACTAATTGTTttgcaatgtgagcacagaccaaacctTCTATCTTGAGGACACTAacatcaatcaggttcttaagaactttattataaacaaaaaagtaaaagcatcacacctgcaaaaatcaggatggaaggtaactttacagggtgataaaaagatttaaaacccaGAGCATTCCCCCTCGggactcagcttcacagttacaaaaacaggaataaaactacctcttagcacaaggaaaattcacaagccaaaacaaaagataatctaacacatttccttgctattacttacaatttctgtaattcttAGATGGATTAtgccaggtatattttcaggagatgttgtccCTGCCTGGCTTCTCTTTCCATTGGAACAAAAGAAGAgcgcacaaacaaaacctcccccctcccccagatttgaaagtatctgcTTTCCTTATTAgttcttctggtcaggtgccaaccaggttatttgagcttcttaaccccttaccaGTAAAgcgattcagtacagctgccctTATCTGTAGGTTTATGACAACCCTCGTTGTGCGTGGCAAGGCCCATGAGTGAGAgcaagccccccctcccctcaccattgggccgggcactgcccagaccctgaccgagatcagggccccggtTTGGCTGAgtcctgcacagacacacactgacACTCACTGTCCCAACACACTCACAGTTTACTAGACAAGAGCAAGAGTCTCATTtaacaaatgggaaactgaggcacaaagtgctTTGGTGACTTGCCCCAGGTGTCTCACATAGAGCCAGGgcacaacccaggagtcctggttctccccctcccacccccccaaactctAATACACTAGCCCAGTGATATTCAGTGAGAGCTACCCACTCTTTGAGAATGTTATGACACAAAGCAGCCCATTGGCACGTCTGACAAAAAACACTTCAGCTACCAATAAATACAGCCCCTGAGTGCACGGTAAGTATTAGTAATTCTATCTTCAAACACAGTTTATAACGCAACATTATTACCCGTCTTTGTGGCACTCGCTAGTGGGAGAGGTGACAGGGACAAGCGTGACGAGTGGGTTGTAGGCGGTCAGGCCAAGGCCCATGCATGCATGAAGATGCTCGTCCTTCAGGTGATTGGgttttttataatgttcatggCAGAAAACCCAGCTTCGCAGAGGTACATTGGTCCGAACACGGTTAAAAGCCAGATGCTGGCTATTCTGAAACTGGTCAGCGGACTGAGTCCAGAACTCGCAACATCCCGCTTCTCTGGCTTTTGCCTTCAAGACATCTGAGCTCTGGAGCCTTACAATTTCTAATAGAAAGGCCCCTTCATTGATAGACTCAAGAGTGATCTTTGCTTCAGAAGGGTGAGGTCCATCGGCAGAGACAACAAATAAAATCAAATCCttgggaattttaaaattctcaaatcCCATTTTAATAATGTTGATCAGATTGTTTAGGAATTCATGCAGCGTTTTCATTGAGGTTTCATCTGTAGCAACAACATGCAATGTGGTAAAGTGCAACATCTTTCCTGTTAAGTCTGCCTGAAAGATTTCAAGATTCCTCTGACAGGCACACAGTTTTTCAGACAGATCCCTGACACTGCTTGCACGACCATGGAGCTGCAAGCTGAAGGAATTCAAGTGACCAGTAATAGCGCACAGAAAAGCCACTTGTGACATCATTCATAAATTCCAGGAACTTGCAACCTCGTTGGTCTTGTGGTTTGAAAGGAATTCTATTATTTCTTTTTGAAGCGCACAACACCTGTATCATGCATCCCACTACTTAACCAGCGAAAGTCATGCTGCAACAGGTCACTGAATTCGGCTGAAATGTCTTGTAAAACAGTTTTATAAAGACAATGTTGCAAGCTAGAAGTTGAgcggatgggcagggatgatgtcccgtTTGCCAGCATACGTACTTCATTAATCTCATCACAATACCCATTGTTTTTTTCAAGTCTCCAGAGAACTTATGCACAGGCCAGTCTGGTGAATGATGCAGTGAAGTGTATTTAATTAAGGGTGTGTCACTGCCACATGTGAAGCACAGCCATCTCTTTCCCTTTCATAGAGGGACCTCCGTCTGTAACAAGCAAGTTTACTTTCTGCAGACctaaaccctttttttttttcaaaaaaaattttacCTTTCCAAAAATGCTCCTTCCTGTGGGGTAGGTTTCTAATGGTATTAAGCATAAAAATTCTACCTTGAAAATTTCACCATCATAAAATCTAACAAACAGCACTGGCTGGAGGGCGTCACTTAAATTACTTGATTTGTCCACCACAGGAGCcatgtttttggcatttttaAATCGGAAAGTAGTGCTGACAGACAATCCACGTAAATTACAAATATCAGCCACTCTTCGCACTGCCATGGAATCAGACAGGGGAACCTGTGTCACACAAGTCACAATGTCAGCTTTGTTTTTATCTCCATCAATGAGCTCCTCCAGCAATGTGCGCTCCTTCACAAGCTTGGCAACCAGGAAAGGCCTTTTCCTTTTAGCTCGTGCCCACATTCTCCAATGAGAGGCAGCCGTCGCTTTCCCCTGTACAGTTGCTGATCGCGTGAGAACATTTCAAGTGTGACACGAAGACTTCCGATTTTTAATGTTGTCACATTTTGCAGCACCACTAGGAGGCCAGGCCGTGTGGAAGTGACTGTGCTTTGAGTCAAAGTGGCACCTCCCAGTGGCAACCTTACAGACAGATCCAGTGGTTTGGCAGAGGAAACACAAAGGCTTTGCCTTTAAATGAAGTGGCATAATAAAGAGAAAATCCGCTGTGCAGCTTGGGTTAAATGCTTGGTTTTCGCTGGCGACTTTGTGATGTTTACTCCCCCCCTCGCATTTGTTTCCGGCTCCATTTACATCACCAATGATAAAACAGGCGGCGTCCCAACTCAGTCGTAGCCGATGCTATTGGAGAACCTAAGCTCCAGTTCATTACTTACTAAGGAAGCCAGAGGCCGCACATCACTGCTCATGAATTTagttacaaacatttttttaaggtgAGCTGGCGGGTCACATTTGGCCCACGGGCCGCCATTGACCAGCATCGCACTAACAGCTggggttagaacccaggagtcctggctcccaccccacccccactaggcccgtggctctcaacctttccagacgactgtacccctttcaggggtctgatttgtcttgcgtaccttcAAGTTTCACTTAACTTAAAATAGACTTGCTTACTAACTCAGACATCaacatacaaaagtgtcacagccacgaTTACTGACAAATCGCTACTTTCTCCTTTTCACCATACAATCATAACATACATTGATTGGCATATAAACATtgcacttgcatttcagtgtatagtacatagtGCAGTATGAAGacgtcattgtctgtatgaaattttagtttgtactgacttggctaATACCTtttgtgtagcctgttgtaaaattaggcaaatctctagatgcgACAAtgcaccccctggaagaccttggTGTACCCCAACAGCACATGTGCCCCCCATTGAGAATCActgcactagaccccactcccctcccagagctgaggatagaacccaggaatcctggctcccagcccccctgctctaacctaccagcccccactcccctcccagagccggggagagaacccaggagtcctggctcccagccccccctcccctcccagagctgaggatagaacccaggagtcctggctcccagcccccctgctctaacccaccagcccccactcccctcccagagccggggagagaacccaggagtcctggctcccagccccccctcccctcccagagccggggagagaacccaggagtcctggctcccaggcccccctgcccctcacagACCCTCCAGCAGGGCTAGCACCTTGCAcctcagcacccccagccccctatgCAGTGGGGTACaggctcccccttctccccccaccataGCCCAGGCTGCCGCCATTGATTGAGGGCCCACCTGGTGCACGCTGTACAGCACCTCCCCGTAGCAGCAGGGGTCCATGGGGTAGTGGGTGGATCCAGCCATGCGGGCCGTGTGGGTGGGGGCCAAGCCAGCCCAGCGAGCGCACAGCCCCACGTAGACATCCTCCAGGGGCACGGGAGGCACgtggggggcagcccccagcacccccagggcaGCGTCGCCGGACAGCACGTAGGCCGTGCCGCTGCAGTAGGGGGGGAAGGCCCCAGCCGGGTAGGCGGAGACCGGGACGTGGTGCCGGTTGCCGGGGTCGCGGTTGGGCTGCACCCGCCAGTGGACCCGGCCCAGGTAGAGCCGGTGAGGGCTGGGCAGCGCCCCCAGGTGGCGGGCCAGGGCGGGCAGGTTGAGGAAGACGTCGTCGTCGACTTTCACCACAAAGGCGGCGCCAGGGCAGTGGGCGGCCGCCCAGCCCAGCAGCATCATGGTCTTGAGGGTCAGGTTGGCGTAGGTGTCGGCGAAGCGGCCCTGGACCAGGTCCCCGTGCCGCTGGGACTCTTCCTCCAGCCGGGCCTGCTCCTCGCCCGAGCCCGGTGCCCCCAGGGCGAAGAGCGTCCGCACCGGGTACCCCCCGGCCCTGTGGGCGCCCCCCCAGCTGGCACGCACCGCCTGGCGCTGGGCCGTGTGCCCCGGCGCGCTGGCCACCAGCACCAGcaggaagggggcccggggcctgcaGCCGTCCACGTTGGGCAGCAGGAAGGAGTCGGGGCCAGGCAAGGGGGGGTCTGCGTGCAGGAAACCTCCCCCGCCTCCCAGGAAGGGGGCCAGTGACCATGATAGCAGCTCCTCCCCTGTGCCCCCAACCAGGAGGCTCACAAgcgccagcccccccagccctgccagcagcccccgCAGCAGCCAGGCAGAGGGGCGCCGggcggggcagagccggggggccATATGGGGTGAGGGGGAGTCAGCAGGTGGTGGAGGTtgcctaagagagagagagagatgggggatcACGCACAGAACAGCCCCCCAGTAGGAGCCCCCCACTACCCCGGCCCACAGTTACCCGCTTGGAGGCAGTGGATGGAGGGAGAAGGCAAGACAGAGGCACAtcgtggggaggggggactgggagcacagtggatggggggatggaaatttggggggatgggtggggtaaGCAGCggaagagggggcaggggccggAGGCGGATGGGGAGGGGGCCAAGAACCGGGGGGGccgtggaggggaaggggggcagggccccagggggtcgtggcgggggaggggcgaggagggcaggagccgggggggggggc from Malaclemys terrapin pileata isolate rMalTer1 chromosome 13, rMalTer1.hap1, whole genome shotgun sequence includes:
- the B3GALT4 gene encoding beta-1,3-galactosyltransferase 4 produces the protein MAGPGSSSPLCAGGGAASEPPGPPQLHPSGREGRAGEKRVEGDWGAWWMVCAHSHHIPRRACIFLSAASLVKSAPRGRAARVTGDLGVPPAHARSLHRSVHTAHELPPGGPGALTQRGAERGGAGRQPPPPADSPSPHMAPRLCPARRPSAWLLRGLLAGLGGLALVSLLVGGTGEELLSWSLAPFLGGGGGFLHADPPLPGPDSFLLPNVDGCRPRAPFLLVLVASAPGHTAQRQAVRASWGGAHRAGGYPVRTLFALGAPGSGEEQARLEEESQRHGDLVQGRFADTYANLTLKTMMLLGWAAAHCPGAAFVVKVDDDVFLNLPALARHLGALPSPHRLYLGRVHWRVQPNRDPGNRHHVPVSAYPAGAFPPYCSGTAYVLSGDAALGVLGAAPHVPPVPLEDVYVGLCARWAGLAPTHTARMAGSTHYPMDPCCYGEVLYSVHQVGPQSMAAAWAMVGGEGGACTPLHRGLGVLRCKVLALLEGL